The sequence below is a genomic window from Cryptococcus neoformans var. neoformans B-3501A chromosome 8, whole genome shotgun sequence.
TTTCTGGATTATTTATACATCCTGTCATTATAGCATTGATACATACAAAATCATCTACACTGATCTACAAATACCGTTCCATAGAGGGCCTTGGCGGGGCCCTGCCTCGTTTTTCGTTTCGAGGTGATAAACTTGGTGATGGCTCTCTGGTTTCTTTGATATTCAATGTCGCCCTTCCGCTGTCTCCTCCACTGCTGCTAGCCCCCACACTTGGCATTCTTGGTCGGGAATGGACGTTTAACGGGGCAACACTATTCTTAGTAGAAACTGTTGCTTCTCTCTCGCAGCACCGAACTAGATTGACCAACTCCAGAGTTAGATCCTTCGGTCACAGGAGAAGAACCAAAGTATGAGACGGCTTCTATATTCTTCGGTTTGTTTGGTTTGTTTGTTTCGAGTTTGGAAAACGGCCAGGGCCGCGTTTAGTAGGTGCATGCGTGCCTAAATGTAGAACTGATTCGCGCACCTGATCAGGACGCGGCCAGGAGGATTCCTTGCGTTTTCAGACAGAGGTGAATACGGAATGGGGATAGTCTGAAGGATTAGATGAAGGTTgcagaagggaagagagaaggaaagtgAAATCGAGCCCTACGTCTCGTAGCAACTGGTAGGTTTAGGTGATGCTTTAGCAATGTAACTTATTACCGACAAATGGCCTACCTTTCGATTCTGCGTAGCTGTAACGTGCAAGCATTCATTAACAGTGGATTCACTGATGTTGGGTGCATCCATCTGACGCCTGAAAAGATCCGCAAACGTTTCAATTTGCTGTTTCGCCCAAGTAACAAAGCCTAAGACCAAGCAAATGAGTATAATGTCTCCGACAGATTGGATTACTCACCAGACGCCATGTTGTTCTCTTTGAAAGCGTTCATGTACCAGTCGCTGGTATGCCTGATAATGGTGAAGATCACCACAGCCAATTCATTGATGTAGATGCTAACATCTCCATCGCATTTGATACTTCGCACCCTTTTAAACATTAACTCTCTCCTGGACTCCAAAAAAGAATCCCGAGCATGATCGGCAAGGTCGAGTCGGACGAGAAGTGATATAAGGCGGGCGGATGAAGATTTGCGAaggtttgaagaagaaaggtcGTGCGAAATCTGGGATACCAGAGAAGGAACTAACTGCTCGAGGCGAGATACGAGGAGGGAATGGGCGGAGGAGTTAGATTCAATGGACTTGGAGAGAGCTTGGCCTAACACGTATATAAGCGAAATTCCTAATACCAACAAAAAAGTCACCTTTTTCCACTAATTTCACTGATTCTTCCCAATCTCGAATGGCAATGGCCATTGTTAGTTCGTCGCCGTACTCATCAATCCACCGAAGATCCTTCGAGTCCGCCATGGATGGCCCAATGGTAGAAAGAGGATGTCCAGAATTGCCAGTACCATTTCCgttcttctttgtttcCGTCAGTCACTGAAAAGATACACTGATTAAACTTACATCGCCTAACCACATAGTTTTTCTTCGCTCTTGCTCCTTTTCACtatcctttctcttcttttcattgGCTTCTCGAGATATTTGTCTGAAGGCGTTAATAAGTGCCCTTTTGTCATCGGATTTCTGCGTTCTGTAGACACAATGTTCTTTCCCGCGGTGAACCTTGATCACGTTAACCAATTCTACGCCGAGTATCAGTCGATTCGTTATGCCGTAATGACGTCACTTACCACCGCCATCCTTGACATCAACAATCCCCAGCTCAATGAGATTCCAACACCGTTCAGCAACCATCCTACCTCTGTCCCTATCTTTCTCATCCCCCACACTGGTGGTTGAGCCCCCCttgtttcttctcttgccAGCTATTAAAAGCACATCGTTCAACAGAAAGATGCTAACGTTTTGTTTAGGTTTGTAAGTTGCAGGATTGAGCTCGACCACGCCATGGAGCTCAAAAACGAGGTGACGGCCAGCTACTACGGGTAGATACTTCTGGGAACCCTCGACGATAGACCATAATTGGGTCAACTGATTACGATAGAGGTTTTGAAGGTCAAAGACAGACTTGCGCTGTGTGCGACGTCGTTCCACTTCCAGACCTCAGCGATGACCAATGGTAGCCCGATCGGCGACTCACAGTTGCCATTACGGTCGAGGGTAGGTGCTAAAGTAtcttccattcccatcAATTGGGGAAGATCTTTCCACTGTCCTAGTAGCTCTTTGAGTTCAAGCATGTCATTCTCCAAGGTAGATATTTCTTTGGATATTGCGACAAACTCCGCATAGCTATGTTTGATGTAAGAACATTCATGAATGCTGAGTAATGGAAAGACTTGCTGTTTAAACACTGTCCTCTGTAACTCTTTCTTGTTCGCCTGCTTTTCTCTCATTAGAGCAGCCACGAATCTTCgtttttcctcctcgtctgcGCCTGTCAAAACCTTTTTCACATAAGCTTGCGCGTCGACCTTCTCATTGCTGAGCTCTTCTAAAttccactcttcctccaacgTAGCATCTGCGGCGCCACGGCGCCCGATGCTTTCATCTACAAGGTGCTCTTGGGTATCAAGAGGTTGAGACGACTGGATGCTAGATTCCTTCAAATCTGAAGCGCCATACAGGCCGAATGGAGAAGCGGCCAAGTCTTCCCCCGGTGTTTCAGTGTCGAGACCTCCGTATGGATCAGCCGTTAGGAAATCGGACGCTCcaggaagtggaggaggcaCAGAAAACGACTCATTCCCCCCATACCTAGAGGGTACGATCAGCAAGTCTTTTGTTAGAATATGCTAAAGCAGTCACCTCATACTCAAGCgcttctttatcttttcTCCGACCTTTGACATGCGCTTCTGTTTGTTATCGTTAGGTAGGGGTGGACGAGCTCCTCGGTCAAATTGAACTGAGGCCGGTCCACGAGGGATGGCTGTTGATGGTCGACGTAAAGAGGCCATCGTATCGGATTCCTCGTTGCTGATGGTATGGTCGAGTCAGTCCAGAGAGTTTGTTATCCAGTTCTATGTGCGTGCGAGAATTTGTATCTGAGCAAGCTCTGCGGCCGAATTCAGTTGTCATCGCGCGCTGCGTCGCCGTTACGCGCCTTTTGTTGACTCGCAGCGAATGGGCATACCTAAAACGATGACGTAATAATCAACTCTCGACGACTCGGATGCGGTCCTTAATACGCCGACCCCTTTTAATCCTTCTTGCAGCACCGCGCCAAGGTATGACAAAAATTCAGaacaaagaggaaggccCAAGCAGTTGCGTTTCCGAGAGGATAAGTGAACGATATTTCAAACATTCATCTACAACGAAAAAGTCCACGTTTATCATCTATAATGAGCGTCACTGCTATAACGACCGAAGTTGTTGACGCTAATCCCGCTTGCCCTCGAGATGATCTTGAGTTGGTGGCGATCTCCTCAGTTGTGGGCCGCGAAGCTGGCGAAAAAGATCCATACAGCCtaagaaagaagatgattggGGAAGACGAGATCAAGGATCTTCGCCAGTCAGTCATCATGGTCTGTCGTCTTCTGTGCTGTATGTAACTGACAGATATTGCTGATTATAAACGATAGGCGCAAAACCGGTGGTGACAAGCTTGCCAGCTTCTACGAGTCACAGAATGAGCGCATCAATGACTTATTGAAACCCATGTCCGCTCACTCCGCTGAGGCAGCTCAAGAGGCTAAAGATAATGCCCTCAAAGTGAAGATAGCTATCAACGCCTCGTTTATAGCAAACATTGCTTTGGCCATATTGCAGTTGTATGCCGCCATCAGCAGTATGAGTTTGGCCCTCTTTGCCAGTTGCATTGATGCCGGTTGGTTTCCCCTTATTGATAAATCTAACAATTGCTTATAATTATGATCTATAGTTTGTAAGTCATAGCGCATAATCCAGCATAGTCGCGTCTCTTGCAAATTATTAACGAGCCATCAGTTGACCCCTTTGCTAATTTGATTCTATGGCTGGCCCATCGACGGTCTGATCGGGCAAATGAGAACAAATGGCCAGTCAGGGGTTCACGCTTTGAGACCAGTTAGTCCTAGTTCATCATTCTATATTTTACTAACTGATTTGTGTCTTTAGTGTAAGCTACTTATGAAGATCCTTCGTGCTCAAGTACTGGACTCTGACGTATGTTCACGACTAGCGGCAACATCATTTACGGATCTATTATGGGCGGCGTGAACgttatccttgttgtggAGTCCATTCAGGAATTTGTTACTCACACAGGTGATGATTTGAACGAATTTCATTTGGCGTCTATTATAGCCGTCGCAGTTGCTTTCGGTACGTATCTCAAACTATTTTCGTTCAACCGGCGATCGGAAATATCTTATGTCTCTGTAGGTGTTAAGTTTTGCCTCTTCCTATATTGCTTGGCCATCCGaaaatcttcttctcaagtTCAAGTTCTGTGGGAAGACCACCGAAATGACCTTTTGACGTAAGCGGGCGTAACTTTCGTGATTCTGTGCGTTGACTGCTGATGCAAATGTCAACAGAAATGGGTTTAGTATCTTGACGGCTGCCGGAGGTGCCAAACTTCGGTGGTGGGTAAGTCATGGCCTGAAAACAAAACGGACCTGAGACGGCTGACAAGTCTCTCAAAAACAGATCGATCCTATGGGCGCAACGATCATTGCCTTGGTCATCATTATTGTATGGACTCGCACTGTGTATGGTGCGTCATTTGGCTCGAATTCCAACTTCTGGAATATTAACCACTTGACAGAGCAATTCACTTTTCTGGCAGGCATCACTGCCCCTCCGGATTTCATCAATCTTGTAACGTACAAGGCCATGACATTCTCCCCTTCTATAACTTCTGTAGACACTGTCCGAGCCTATCATTCAGGTCCACAGTATTTTGTCGAAGTGGATATTGTGTTACCCCCTGAAATGCCTCTTTGGGAAGCCCATGACATCGCTCAGGATTTACAAGACCAGATCGAGAAGTTGAAGGATGTGGACAGATGCTTCGTGCACGTCGACCATGAGATTTCTCACGAGCCCGTGAGTTAATTTGTTTCAGTCAGAACTTCAGAAGTCTTGCCTGAATACTGATGAGCATGTAGGAGCACCGCAAGAAGGTATAAGGCTCCCAAAGGAAGTAGGAAGCCTTCATAAGACTATCGTCTAGGTCATAGAAATTGATGGTACAAGTGTTCCTTTATAGTATGGTAGGTCAAACGTCCCCTTtttattttctctttacAATGGCGCCTTCGTCTGACAATTAAAGCCCAGTTAGATACGAGAACGAGACGACTCCAGGGTATCGGCAGTGAGACATGCATTTCAGTTCATAGGAGGTGTCTGCTTCCCGACGAATAAGAAGTATACGTCTATCAAtcttttccctccttttTTCAATTCTgcaagcttcttctcacCGTTCGGAGAGTACAAAAGCCGAAAGTGATAAAGTCTATTCGTCTAATGCTCTTGCTACTCTACAAATCTCAATCTGTGAAACGATCCTCGATCACCAAATAAAGTGGCGAACACTACCATAATCACTCTCCTACTGCTACTCAGTCTTCGGATGTGAACATCTTACCCATGACTGACTCTCCTTCTCGTAGCCCATACAAATCTTACGACGTGAAACAAGTCTCAGTTTCCGTTGCGGCCAGCATGGATGTCATCAACGAGAAAGACCATATGTTTCTCAAAGAGAGGATTATCAATGAAAAAGGTATATGAGAACTCAAACAGTAGGTTGTATGGTATTTTGTATAGTGGTGATAGTTGTTTTGGCTCGCTGTTTCTGTTCAGACGCCGAAAGGGCAAGAAACTTGCAAAGTTCTATACCGTGCAAAATTCTAGAATCGACAATTTTCTCAAGCCTATGAGAGCACATACATCAGATTCCTCCCAAGAAAAAGCGAATACAGCTCTTCGTGTCAGAATTGTCATTCATGCGTCGTTCATTGCAACTGCTGTCTGGCTGTTTTACAGCTATATGTACCCATAAACAGCGGCGGTTTGGCGTCGTTTGCCAGCTGTATCGATGCTGGTGGGTGAAAGCGGGTGCATGTAGGGCATGGGTGCTGATCAATAGGATTGACCAGTCTGTAAGTTActtggaaggagggaagactGGTCGAGCAAAATGAGCTAAATTGAGCAGTCAATCTGTTGGCGAACATATTGGTCTGGATAATTTATCGAGCTTCGAATAGGGCCGACAAAAATAGATGGCCTATTGGTGGCTCGAGCTTTCAATCTGGTAAGTCCGTTACCTATGCATGCATGGTTTTGCCTTGGTAACCATATCAGTAGTTCAACAGTGTGGCAACTTTTGAGCAGGTCCTCCGAACTATTACTAACAGATATCCAGCCATGTTCCGACCGTAACTCTCTACCTATGCAAGCTTGTTTTTATTATTCCGAAATCTATTATCGACACAACATATCTCCACAACCGCCGCCACTCAAGATGAAGTATGTGCATACAAAGACCAGAGTTTTACAAATTGTATATTAAAGATAGGTTCATATGATTGTTCAGAACACGGGTTTCTTGGGTAAAGACGCAAAACCTTTTTTGACTGGCTGCGCTTGCACTAACGATTTGTGCTGTGCCacagatggaagagagcTATCCGACAAAACAGGCGATTTGCTTGATGGTTCGGCTGTTACTTCGTCTTTCTGAGCAGCATCACTCCTTTGTCCTACCAGCTCGGACTGCATTTCTCTTTCGAGCTCCGCTGCTgccttttctccttcaataTCTCCTAGTAGCTCCTCTGCAGGTAGGTTTGGGATAGGTGATGCGCTATTGGAAGCCTCGGCGGGGGACCCGACACCTGAGCCTGGAATCCAATTCTCGTCGGGGGGTTTACGTTGTTGCATCGAAGCGAGCTTAGCTTCCATGGCTGCTATTTGGGCAGCAGTACTGTGATCATATGAGCATGGACATTGGGCGTATAAAAATTCGAATCCTTACGATTGAGGTTTGCGTTGGCTCTTCAATAATGATAGAGTGGTAGTCTTAGTGGGTTCCGCTCTACGACCTTTAGTAGGCAACATGGAATTGTCAGGAGGCGCCTGACGACAATCAGCATTGTTCATGAGTCTCAGAGGCTGTCGACTTACCGTGCTGGCGTAGGTAACTACAAGTTTACGGCCTCGAAGGAGTCGATCATGAAGTTTGACCATTGCTTTCAAGGCATCCTGGCTGCTTGTGAGCCACACGGAATCTTCCCGTACGCATATGACGCCACTTACTGCTTTGTCTAAGAACTGAATGAATGCAAATCCTCTTGGCTTTCCCTTGAGAATCCCTGTTTTGTGGAACATGAAGTCGAGTTTTGTGATCTTACCATACTTTGAAAAGATCTGGATGAGGGTAAACTCGTCGACGGTGGGGGAAAGATTCCCAACATAAAGACGATCTGCGTTTGGTCCTACCggagtggaggaggatgaggcgaCCGGCTGTGTGGACTGCATGGTGTTTGAGgtgagatggagatggatcGAGAAGTAAAAGGCGGGGCcgatgagatggagggATCAGCGAGGAAAGCGACCAACGAACAAAGTGATCGAAGATGGCAGAAGATAGATCGGAGAATGCTATTTGTTGTTTTGGGTGCATGAGCTGTGATTAGGAAAGTGATCTGCTGCTGATTAGCGGAACCAATGTTTTATTAGTTTTCATGATGACATCATGAGACGCTGTAATAAATCTCTTTGCCGTTACATTAGGAAGAACACGTCGCCATTTACCGCTGAACCTTATGTTTGTCCATATCCTCATATTCAACCGCGAAGATGGACTCGTAAGCAGCCAgccccttctcccccgCATCGCTGACCCCCGCAGCCTCGACGAGCcactccatctccacatcCTCACTTCCCTTGCTTCCAGCTACGCCGCACATCCTTCAAACTCCGATGAACAACCCATACACGCACTCACTCGCGGTCTTCCACAGACCGCGCTCTCCACATCCGCTGGTCAAGGCCTTCCGGGCtcagacgaagaagacgatgaatGGGTATGTTCATCACATTAAGGACGTTCCTGATCGGATTGCTGATGACTTATAGACCGAGCTGGAGATCAATCATGCGATATCTTATGCCCATTACGTCTACTCGCTCCCTATCACGTCTCTGAACCTCGCAGCATCGGTTGAAAAATTGAAAAAGCTTCTGTGGGGACTCATTCGACAGGGGACAATAGTAGTCGATCCCATCGCTTCTCCTGCTTCATCGTCAAGTGCCCGAGCGGATGTCGGCCTAGCAGGTTCGGTAGGGCAAGCGCAACTTTGCCAAGACCTTATCAAAGCTATGATCTGGGCTGGCTGGAGTAGTGAGGAGGCTAGGTCTGATGTGGGGGAAACATTGGTGAGACTCGGGCAACAGATTGCAGATTTATGCTCGTCCAATGCGCAAACCAGTAAGTACAATCGAGTCAGCTGTAAAGCAGGGCTGCTGATTCGCCTATTATAGCCTTTCCCTTGGTTCTTCTCAACTCGATCCATTCGGTAATCACCCACTgtccccttcctcctttcccaacaTCCATCGTTGCTCGATTGGTATCCGCATTCCTTCCAATTTCATCCCCGAAATTCCTTGTGAAACTCGTCAGGCAATCGTCATCAGCTGCTTCAACCCCTCATTTTCGTTTGCCTAAGAATAGCCCATTTTTAGCTCAGTACCCAAGCTCCCCAGTTGCGGTGGTCATGCTTGTCACAGAGGCAATAACTGCT
It includes:
- a CDS encoding hypothetical protein (Match to EST gb|CF186379.1|CF186379), with the protein product MASLRRPSTAIPRGPASVQFDRGARPPLPNDNKQKRMSKVGEKIKKRLSMRYGGNESFSVPPPLPGASDFLTADPYGGLDTETPGEDLAASPFGLYGASDLKESSIQSSQPLDTQEHLVDESIGRRGAADATLEEEWNLEELSNEKVDAQAYVKKVLTGADEEEKRRFVAALMREKQANKKELQRTVFKQQVFPLLSIHECSYIKHSYAEFVAISKEISTLENDMLELKELLGQWKDLPQLMGMEDTLAPTLDRNGNLERRRTQRKSVFDLQNLYRNQLTQLWSIVEGSQKYLPVVAGRHLVFELHGVVELNPATYKPKQNVSIFLLNDVLLIAGKRRNKGGSTTSVGDEKDRDRGRMVAERCWNLIELGIVDVKDGGELVNVIKVHRGKEHCVYRTQKSDDKRALINAFRQISREANEKKRKDSEKEQERRKTMWLGDKNGNGTGNSGHPLSTIGPSMADSKDLRWIDEYGDELTMAIAIRDWEESVKLVEKGQALSKSIESNSSAHSLLVSRLEQLVPSLVSQISHDLSSSNLRKSSSARLISLLVRLDLADHARDSFLESRRELMFKRVRSIKCDGDVSIYINELAVVIFTIIRHTSDWYMNAFKENNMASGFVTWAKQQIETFADLFRRQMDAPNISESTVNECLHVTATQNRKLLRDVGLDFTFLLSSLLQPSSNPSDYPHSVFTSV
- a CDS encoding hypothetical protein (Match to EST gb|CF186379.1|CF186379) — translated: MASLRRPSTAIPRGPASVQFDRGARPPLPNDNKQKRMSKVGEKIKKRLSMRYGGNESFSVPPPLPGASDFLTADPYGGLDTETPGEDLAASPFGLYGASDLKESSIQSSQPLDTQEHLVDESIGRRGAADATLEEEWNLEELSNEKVDAQAYVKKVLTGADEEEKRRFVAALMREKQANKKELQRTVFKHYAEFVAISKEISTLENDMLELKELLGQWKDLPQLMGMEDTLAPTLDRNGNLERRRTQRKSVFDLQNLYRNQLTQLWSIVEGSQKYLPVVAGRHLVFELHGVVELNPATYKPKQNVSIFLLNDVLLIAGKRRNKGGSTTSVGDEKDRDRGRMVAERCWNLIELGIVDVKDGGELVNVIKVHRGKEHCVYRTQKSDDKRALINAFRQISREANEKKRKDSEKEQERRKTMWLGDKNGNGTGNSGHPLSTIGPSMADSKDLRWIDEYGDELTMAIAIRDWEESVKLVEKGQALSKSIESNSSAHSLLVSRLEQLVPSLVSQISHDLSSSNLRKSSSARLISLLVRLDLADHARDSFLESRRELMFKRVRSIKCDGDVSIYINELAVVIFTIIRHTSDWYMNAFKENNMASGFVTWAKQQIETFADLFRRQMDAPNISESTVNECLHVTATQNRKLLRDVGLDFTFLLSSLLQPSSNPSDYPHSVFTSV
- a CDS encoding hypothetical protein (HMMPfam hit to Cation_efflux, Cation efflux family, score: 146.4, E(): 6.1e-41), whose translation is MSVTAITTEVVDANPACPRDDLELVAISSVVGREAGEKDPYSLRKKMIGEDEIKDLRQRKTGGDKLASFYESQNERINDLLKPMSAHSAEAAQEAKDNALKVKIAINASFIANIALAILQLYAAISSMSLALFASCIDAVFDPFANLILWLAHRRSDRANENKWPVRGSRFETIGNIIYGSIMGGVNVILVVESIQEFVTHTGDDLNEFHLASIIAVAVAFGVKFCLFLYCLAIRKSSSQVQVLWEDHRNDLLTNGFSILTAAGGAKLRWWIDPMGATIIALVIIIVWTRTVYEQFTFLAGITAPPDFINLVTYKAMTFSPSITSVDTVRAYHSGPQYFVEVDIVLPPEMPLWEAHDIAQDLQDQIEKLKDVDRCFVHVDHEISHEPEHRKKV
- a CDS encoding hypothetical protein (HMMPfam hit to RRM_1, RNA recognition motif. (a.k.a. RRM, RBD, or RNP domain), score: 80.5, E(): 4.3e-21), translating into MQSTQPVASSSSTPVGPNADRLYVGNLSPTVDEFTLIQIFSKYGKITKLDFMFHKTGILKGKPRGFAFIQFLDKADALKAMVKLHDRLLRGRKLVVTYASTAPPDNSMLPTKGRRAEPTKTTTLSLLKSQRKPQSTAAQIAAMEAKLASMQQRKPPDENWIPGSGVGSPAEASNSASPIPNLPAEELLGDIEGEKAAAELEREMQSELVGQRSDAAQKDEVTAEPSSKSPVLSDSSLPSVAQHKSLVQAQPVKKGFASLPKKPVF